One Glutamicibacter halophytocola DNA segment encodes these proteins:
- a CDS encoding polysaccharide pyruvyl transferase family protein — MISTIVTLSSVKLDCPNDPRRKMPRPEGLRQVDYADKYDDDTLFYDVFRDGEKIRLAGPSLLNLKDFLSQSTFKGDGQIAKKVHLEDLDRTQNSWIEFDSNMDSITIEDGSNLRAAKIGDSFVGLFEGKRALVTKSKDNDLRWIKDWIQFHVTIQGVNAVLLYDNMSTTYGSAELMDALNEVEGLDVAVVVEWPFKFGPQGGNWGGVRNAPWDSDFTEYGILEHARHRFLKTADLVISADIDELVMSDDGRDLVTIMDEKECGGLVYTGRWMTTAPFGSLSQESIVRFKNFPYYDPSTSLTTQKWAIRPLRCASAKQWQTHLVPGANLFRTTDVKHRHFLGINSNWKTMRTNQISFDPSKHLFDEKLVNALIQTNLADENMLNDRRQFIISSTMLSANQGEKDRVINRLLELLSARLGEDGIRYSTKLSDSVVETGLLKEGYELRIETRFMNDKVRVYLSGFGPGANEWLSLIYACRPADFVQIENAYLVLEAGLENHIDFVFTRIIEQLEWLDHHAKSINYPKLNRLDSRKDALPTYWWNGRKNFGDLIGPLLVRNISGRDVVNMKDSALDDSTLVTVGSVLNLMERKRFEVWGSGLIAPLHAKSIERLASHKPAKIHAVRGWKTYKELTEKMGWHVPKVYGDPALLLPRFFNPIPSRHFDVSVIPHYMHAQHFAGLAGSHSILDVMRSAEDVVSDIANSNVVISTSLHGIIVAQAYGVPWTWLRIKNSTLAGDQFKFEDFFSVLDRSKVSELSIELTELTEDTLNLAARRASLPKNKFDFNSLLDAFPGEFPGNR, encoded by the coding sequence ATGATTTCGACGATTGTCACCTTATCTTCGGTAAAACTCGATTGCCCGAACGATCCACGCCGGAAAATGCCTCGACCTGAAGGTTTAAGGCAAGTTGACTACGCAGATAAATATGATGACGATACTCTTTTCTACGATGTTTTTCGCGACGGTGAGAAGATAAGGCTTGCAGGACCATCCTTGCTCAACCTTAAAGATTTCCTTAGCCAATCAACATTTAAAGGTGACGGTCAGATCGCTAAAAAAGTACATCTTGAAGATCTCGACAGAACTCAAAATTCGTGGATAGAATTTGACTCGAACATGGATTCGATAACTATCGAAGACGGATCAAATCTTCGCGCGGCAAAAATTGGTGATTCTTTTGTGGGCCTATTTGAGGGTAAACGCGCACTCGTTACCAAATCTAAAGATAATGATCTGCGCTGGATCAAGGATTGGATTCAGTTCCATGTAACCATTCAAGGTGTAAACGCCGTACTTTTATATGACAATATGTCAACGACGTACGGATCTGCTGAACTTATGGACGCCTTGAACGAAGTAGAAGGGCTCGACGTTGCTGTAGTGGTCGAGTGGCCATTTAAGTTTGGTCCTCAGGGCGGGAATTGGGGTGGAGTGCGTAACGCTCCATGGGACTCCGATTTTACTGAATACGGTATTCTTGAGCATGCCAGGCACCGATTCCTTAAGACCGCCGATTTAGTTATAAGCGCTGATATTGACGAGTTAGTTATGTCTGATGATGGCCGAGATCTCGTCACGATTATGGATGAAAAAGAATGCGGCGGGTTGGTTTATACGGGGCGTTGGATGACAACTGCACCATTTGGGAGTTTGTCACAAGAATCAATTGTTAGATTCAAGAATTTTCCATACTATGACCCTTCAACGTCTCTAACGACTCAGAAATGGGCGATTCGACCCTTGCGATGCGCTTCAGCGAAGCAATGGCAAACACATCTCGTTCCAGGGGCAAATCTATTTCGCACTACCGATGTAAAACATCGGCATTTTCTTGGAATAAATTCCAACTGGAAAACAATGCGTACCAATCAAATATCATTTGACCCATCCAAGCATCTCTTCGATGAAAAATTGGTGAACGCTTTAATTCAGACTAATCTAGCCGACGAGAATATGTTGAATGATCGTCGTCAGTTTATCATTTCATCCACTATGCTTTCAGCTAATCAAGGTGAAAAGGATAGGGTGATTAATCGACTTCTAGAATTGCTATCCGCTCGCCTTGGTGAAGATGGAATCAGATATTCAACAAAGCTTTCAGACTCAGTAGTTGAAACAGGGCTGTTAAAAGAAGGCTACGAATTGCGTATTGAGACTCGTTTTATGAACGATAAGGTACGCGTTTATTTGTCGGGCTTTGGTCCTGGGGCGAACGAGTGGCTTTCGTTGATCTATGCATGTCGTCCTGCTGATTTTGTCCAGATTGAAAACGCGTATCTGGTCCTAGAGGCCGGACTCGAGAACCACATTGATTTCGTTTTCACTAGGATAATTGAACAGCTCGAATGGCTAGATCATCATGCAAAATCGATAAACTACCCAAAACTGAATCGACTTGATAGCCGCAAAGATGCATTGCCCACTTACTGGTGGAATGGTCGAAAGAATTTCGGCGACCTTATCGGTCCACTTTTAGTTCGAAATATCTCAGGTCGTGACGTAGTCAATATGAAAGACTCCGCACTTGATGACTCGACACTTGTGACGGTTGGATCAGTACTTAACCTGATGGAGCGAAAGAGATTCGAAGTTTGGGGTAGTGGTTTAATCGCTCCGCTGCATGCTAAAAGTATAGAGCGGTTAGCCTCGCATAAACCGGCAAAGATTCATGCCGTAAGGGGTTGGAAGACATACAAAGAGTTAACTGAGAAGATGGGGTGGCACGTACCAAAAGTGTACGGTGACCCAGCGTTGCTTTTGCCCAGGTTCTTCAATCCGATTCCGTCAAGACATTTCGATGTTTCAGTGATTCCACATTACATGCATGCGCAGCACTTTGCGGGTCTTGCTGGTTCTCACTCTATTTTGGATGTTATGCGATCCGCGGAAGATGTAGTTTCTGATATTGCTAACTCGAATGTAGTGATTTCAACTTCATTACATGGAATCATAGTTGCACAGGCCTATGGAGTTCCGTGGACTTGGCT
- a CDS encoding polysaccharide pyruvyl transferase family protein, whose translation MDPKKKYDVAVLGWWYGKNYGSILTYYGLNRAIENLGRSVLMVHEPVGYNGYRVQWPDAILSMDFARRTGYEYTKQLHYSELNTLNELADTFVVGSDQLWNPLIGRVNDDLFLDFVAPDRNRVAYGTSFGNRGTEKFKPSFIAKHSQNLQKFKAISVRENYAVDTARDIFGTKADLVVDPVFLLDQDHYKELAAKASISPEGEYLAVFFLDPTPDKKSTAMAIADKVGLDKILVICNPDEGRKAAQEIWADEPRAELIASDAPENFLRGYQDASYVVTDSFHGTAFSVIFEKPFSSIYNNKRGADRFKNLLSSLGLGDTRRVYESDTVETITKNKNVTRSISFAKARKYITEGRQYSLQWLESALDPSVKSSAALDNGKAVAAAANFPSQSHTLDLDFSANSDIWSIAKGTKGVSLSVGADKDLRGKHVWTDLPEPLTPGTRKRLKIQWAPTTKTKSINVHLRNPESGAFKVIGKASVAESSGNLRTDEFEFSVAEAGLSQVMLGALHFTGPKAGAQVHEISITEVKSKAPAAPAPVVKSDDEIVEGFSKQARRLALHDFESQVRSFSRGRSADSVTGIRARMFFHAHAIEKGLTHSNFRPGFGRIAIPGLAKEMNAWLTRGLETDDTIVQSSASVMKAYFARNEETNTDVSHFRKLFSDEALEVIANGRVGEGGAFPAANHREDPVETPNDDRAFMDVMYGRRSVREFIDTPVDDAAISAAVQIAMQSPSVCSRQGARVHQFDDPETIKQLLDVQGGFYGFNAPPRLLLVTADLDAFLFAPERNQPFVDGGLFMMSLLLGLTQMELGSCLLNTAMGVEKEQKIRNIVDIPENEVFIAFVAVGNFDKNVLVPRSKRVESDSILKRHA comes from the coding sequence GTGGATCCGAAGAAAAAGTATGATGTGGCTGTCCTCGGATGGTGGTACGGCAAAAATTACGGATCGATTCTGACTTATTACGGTTTGAACCGTGCCATCGAAAACTTAGGCCGCTCGGTACTCATGGTTCATGAGCCTGTGGGCTACAACGGGTACCGAGTTCAATGGCCTGACGCTATCCTCTCCATGGATTTTGCGCGCCGAACCGGATACGAGTACACCAAGCAGTTGCATTACTCGGAGCTCAACACGCTCAACGAACTGGCTGACACGTTTGTTGTCGGAAGCGATCAGTTGTGGAATCCGCTCATCGGACGAGTGAACGATGATCTTTTCCTCGACTTCGTTGCGCCTGATCGCAATCGCGTTGCGTACGGCACCTCTTTTGGAAACCGCGGAACCGAGAAATTCAAGCCGAGCTTCATCGCCAAGCACTCGCAGAACCTCCAGAAGTTCAAAGCCATCTCCGTCCGCGAAAACTACGCGGTAGACACGGCTCGCGACATCTTTGGCACCAAGGCGGACCTTGTAGTTGATCCAGTATTCCTGCTGGACCAGGACCACTACAAGGAACTGGCAGCCAAGGCATCAATCTCTCCTGAGGGCGAATACTTGGCCGTCTTCTTCCTCGACCCGACACCGGACAAGAAGTCCACGGCGATGGCCATCGCCGACAAGGTAGGGCTGGATAAGATCCTGGTGATCTGCAACCCGGATGAAGGCCGCAAGGCGGCACAGGAAATCTGGGCTGACGAACCTCGGGCAGAACTCATTGCCAGCGACGCACCGGAGAACTTCCTGCGCGGCTACCAGGACGCTAGCTACGTTGTTACCGATAGCTTCCACGGCACCGCATTCTCTGTAATCTTCGAGAAGCCATTCTCTTCCATCTACAACAACAAGCGCGGAGCTGACCGCTTCAAGAACTTGCTCTCCTCCTTGGGACTCGGCGACACTCGCCGGGTCTACGAGAGCGACACGGTTGAGACCATCACCAAGAATAAAAACGTCACCCGTTCAATCAGCTTCGCCAAAGCGCGCAAGTACATCACGGAGGGCCGTCAGTACTCATTGCAATGGCTCGAATCGGCACTTGACCCCTCAGTGAAGTCTTCAGCCGCCCTTGATAACGGCAAGGCTGTCGCCGCCGCGGCGAACTTCCCGTCGCAAAGCCACACGTTGGATCTGGACTTCTCGGCCAACAGCGACATCTGGTCAATTGCCAAGGGAACCAAGGGCGTATCGCTGAGTGTCGGCGCGGACAAGGACTTGCGCGGGAAGCACGTGTGGACGGACCTTCCAGAACCGCTGACTCCAGGCACGAGAAAACGACTCAAGATCCAATGGGCACCCACCACCAAGACCAAGAGCATCAACGTCCACCTGAGGAATCCTGAGTCCGGGGCATTCAAGGTCATCGGCAAGGCAAGCGTCGCTGAGAGCTCGGGAAACCTGCGTACCGATGAATTCGAATTCTCAGTGGCCGAAGCCGGCCTCAGCCAAGTCATGCTCGGTGCACTGCACTTCACCGGCCCGAAGGCTGGCGCCCAGGTCCACGAGATCTCCATTACGGAAGTGAAATCGAAGGCACCTGCAGCCCCTGCTCCGGTTGTGAAGTCTGATGACGAAATCGTTGAGGGCTTCTCGAAGCAGGCACGCCGATTGGCGCTGCACGACTTTGAATCCCAGGTCCGTTCCTTTAGCCGTGGCCGCTCGGCAGATTCGGTGACCGGAATCCGCGCACGGATGTTCTTCCATGCACACGCCATTGAAAAGGGCCTGACCCACAGCAACTTCCGCCCAGGGTTCGGCCGCATCGCAATTCCAGGCCTTGCCAAGGAAATGAATGCCTGGCTGACTCGCGGTCTCGAGACCGACGACACCATCGTGCAGAGCTCTGCTTCGGTCATGAAGGCGTACTTCGCGCGCAACGAAGAGACCAATACGGATGTCTCGCACTTCCGCAAGCTGTTCTCGGACGAGGCACTGGAAGTCATTGCCAATGGCCGGGTAGGGGAGGGCGGCGCATTCCCTGCGGCGAACCACCGCGAAGACCCAGTGGAAACCCCCAACGATGACCGCGCATTCATGGACGTCATGTACGGGCGCCGAAGCGTTCGCGAATTCATAGACACTCCAGTGGACGATGCAGCCATTTCGGCGGCAGTGCAGATTGCCATGCAATCCCCATCGGTGTGCAGCCGCCAGGGTGCCCGCGTGCACCAGTTCGATGATCCGGAGACCATCAAGCAGCTCCTGGACGTCCAGGGTGGATTCTACGGATTCAATGCCCCACCGCGCTTGCTGTTGGTGACGGCAGACCTGGACGCATTCCTTTTTGCTCCAGAACGGAATCAGCCGTTCGTTGACGGCGGACTGTTTATGATGTCCCTGCTCCTGGGCCTAACCCAGATGGAGCTCGGCTCGTGCCTGCTGAACACCGCTATGGGTGTCGAGAAGGAACAGAAGATCCGCAACATCGTGGATATTCCAGAGAATGAAGTCTTCATCGCATTCGTAGCCGTCGGCAATTTCGACAAGAATGTTTTGGTTCCTCGCTCAAAGCGAGTCGAATCGGACAGCATTCTCAAGCGACACGCATAG
- a CDS encoding alpha/beta hydrolase, which translates to MWGYTNNSNPDLLELHLKLANKLAYLSWKRVQIWNSSTSVHEWSVGKSAFAFDVTLSKGAITLTLVARDKSLAAELKRGLVLESIKFKQDMKRLERFSLGTFQVLDKSDHEGQIADMIKKVRRSVDLTLHESFQYLDKISGLTINYSVKSERKSNQRLIIIFTSIRSKQHWIDFDGPLGRTLQSNRARIVFINDDAASEYCYHMALNGNTSVNDATLRFINDYVGENGYSWDNVTLAGMSKGGTAALVLGCQLPSCDVVALAPQLRLGEYLLDSKRDAIISTLTGKQLNEGAFAVDNIMWDLIEGKQSKIDIGYCYVLTSLKDTHCVEGLDRLRELFTDRNKGNLEVHVDDSNFTTNHIETVLHLMPLFVSLLGIISSGIKPALSTVLISE; encoded by the coding sequence ATGTGGGGATATACAAATAACTCTAACCCTGATTTGCTAGAATTGCATCTAAAATTGGCAAACAAGCTTGCATATTTATCCTGGAAAAGAGTGCAAATCTGGAACAGCTCGACGAGTGTACACGAGTGGTCTGTTGGTAAAAGCGCATTTGCTTTCGACGTTACTTTGTCCAAAGGGGCTATAACTTTAACGCTTGTAGCTCGCGACAAGAGCCTGGCAGCGGAGCTAAAACGTGGCCTCGTCTTGGAATCAATCAAGTTTAAACAAGATATGAAACGTTTAGAGCGCTTTAGTTTGGGAACATTTCAAGTTCTCGACAAGAGTGACCACGAGGGCCAGATTGCGGATATGATAAAAAAGGTTCGCCGCTCTGTCGATTTGACACTTCATGAATCATTTCAATACTTGGATAAAATTTCTGGATTGACTATAAATTATTCTGTCAAATCTGAACGAAAATCAAATCAGCGTCTAATTATAATTTTCACGTCAATTCGCTCAAAACAACATTGGATTGATTTTGATGGTCCTTTAGGCCGCACTCTCCAATCAAATAGAGCCAGAATCGTGTTTATAAACGATGATGCCGCATCTGAATATTGCTACCACATGGCCTTAAATGGGAATACAAGCGTAAATGATGCGACTCTTCGCTTCATCAATGATTACGTAGGCGAAAATGGCTATAGTTGGGATAACGTTACTTTAGCCGGCATGTCGAAAGGTGGGACTGCCGCACTAGTACTCGGATGCCAGCTTCCCAGCTGCGATGTAGTCGCTTTGGCTCCCCAGCTCAGGTTGGGTGAGTATCTCTTAGACTCGAAGAGAGATGCAATAATTTCTACCTTAACCGGAAAGCAATTAAATGAAGGAGCATTCGCGGTTGATAACATAATGTGGGACCTTATAGAAGGTAAGCAAAGCAAAATCGATATTGGCTACTGCTACGTACTAACATCGCTAAAGGACACGCATTGCGTAGAGGGTCTTGACCGATTGCGTGAATTGTTTACAGATCGAAATAAAGGCAACCTGGAAGTTCACGTTGATGACAGCAACTTCACAACAAATCACATCGAAACTGTACTTCATCTCATGCCACTATTCGTGTCATTGCTCGGGATTATCTCGTCAGGGATAAAACCCGCGCTTTCAACGGTCCTGATTTCGGAATGA